A single region of the Enterococcus mundtii genome encodes:
- a CDS encoding PrgI family protein — protein MAIEVKVHKDVREYKERIVAGMSVRQLGFLSVAGLTNIVISFVFVRFFGYSMDVISWLMILVSMPIVAFGWLKKEGLPFERYLKYFFIYHFDQGVIVYEESDTSQFHESEFQTKQE, from the coding sequence ATGGCAATTGAAGTAAAAGTCCATAAAGATGTACGCGAATATAAAGAGCGGATCGTAGCAGGCATGAGCGTACGGCAATTAGGCTTTCTGTCTGTCGCAGGGTTGACTAATATCGTGATCAGTTTTGTGTTTGTTCGTTTTTTTGGCTATTCCATGGACGTAATCAGTTGGTTGATGATTCTCGTTTCAATGCCAATCGTCGCTTTTGGGTGGCTAAAAAAAGAGGGACTGCCTTTTGAACGCTATTTGAAATACTTTTTTATTTACCATTTTGATCAAGGAGTAATTGTTTATGAAGAATCTGATACGTCCCAATTTCATGAAAGTGAATTTCAGACAAAACAAGAATAA